AAGCCAGTTAAGTCCGTTTACAAAGATAGCTACAATTTGGAAGATAAAATGATAGGGGAAATGGAACACAGGGAAAATAAAGGTAAGATAGTAAAGATGGAATCCTATTTGAACTTGGTTCACAAAAGGGGTGACCTGGAGTCCTTGTTAGTCCTCGGTTCTGGCTCGGGGCTTTCTAGCAGCCAGTGTGAAGACAGAAACGGGAACAGTTACAGGAGTCCCGTGTAAATAAGAGAAGAAACCAGGAGAAGTAGGCGTGCTGCTGACTTTGAGGGCAGAGAGCAGCTGGTGGGGGCGTACAGCTGCGAAATAGCCCCTGACCTGTTTCTTTGAACATTCCTCAGGACGGGTCAAGAGTATCTGCACGGCAGACAGGGAGAAGTGCTGGCAGTACAGATAAAATGGTGCCAACATGTGGGTGACTTTCTCTGCTGGTCCGACTAGAGCACATTTGAGAATGGAGATTAACATCTACCAGTGGAAATTCCTGTGGTGTTAGAAAGTTCTATATATGTGATGTCTGATACGACAGCCACTGGCCATAAGCAGCTCTTagacacttgaaatgtggccagtgagGCTAAGGCACTGAATGTTccactttaattaatttaaatgtaaatggccacACATGGCTAATGGCTACATCCTGGATAGTGCAGGTCCAGAGGGCTGGGTGGACTGTGTCCTCCACACAATTCCCATCAGTTGAAGAAGCTTCTGGAAGGTATGGAGGGGCCATGGGTTGGAGAAGACACTCCTTCTAAGTAAGCACTTGGAACGCAGAGGTTCTGTGCTCAGGAGACGAAGCCTAAGAGCTTATGAAAGTGGAGGCACCTACCTGACAGGGGCAGGGACCCGGGCAGCCACCCAACCCACTGTGGGCGAGTCCAGAGACGATGGGCCGAGGGCTAAGATTTTCATCCAGAATTAATGCCTATGGCGTCTGGAGCTCAGGAGTCAGGGGTGGGAGTCACCTCGTTGCGCCGGTTCTGGCCAATGAACTGGGGCGCCACGTGCGCAGGGAGCACATTCTCCAGCAGCAGCCGAGTCAGGTTCTCCATggtctctgtctcctcctgctcctgccgcAGCTTCTTCTTCCACAGGAAGTCCAGGCGGCAGTAATACTCATTCTGCCAGGGTCACCAGGGGCCCAAGGGGAGACACAGTGCAGGGGGAGCCTCAGCTCCTGAGTGTTCACCCCCCCCACTCCATGATGGCTCAAACCACACCACTCCCCAGTCTACAGAGAAAGCTCAAGGGCCAACTACCCCTGGGGAGGCTACCTTGAAACTAGATTCAAACTAGGGTAGGCAGAATTGGCAGCAGATTCTTTCTTATGTGTGGTTTTCCTGGacgtggggtgggagggaaaagggagaatttGAGGGCACCCCCCTTGgggagtgaaggagaaagaaagggagcaggAAGTTTCGCTTAGAAGCTTCCAATGGGCACACCATTTGGGCTCAACCCTGGAGACGTAAGATTGAGGGAAAGGGTGAGAAAGACCAAGTCAAATATATGggggcccccacctcccccttcaAAGGGAACCTCTGGAGGGCGGAGCTGGGTGACTTACCTGCCGAGCCAGGACAAGGAGGgtgaagaagaagatgaagaaggagaTAGCTCCCATCACTTTGGGCTCCTTTAGCACCCCTGGCCTGAGGAGGCCACATATCAGGGTtgccccttgccctgcccctTCCCGATGGCCTTGTCCCTAACCCCAGTGCCCATGCAGCCGTCAGCCACCCTCCCCCGTTCAGGTCAGTGAGGTGAGGAGAGCTCTGCTCTGCCCCCAGAGGGCCTGGGCGCCTCTGTCCAGTGGCCGTGCGCACCTGGAGTCCAAGGGATCTGGATAGAGGCGGGCGATGAGGCAGTCGGACAGCCAGGCGTGGGAGtgcaggaagagggagcaggagaccCCCAGCCACAGCAGGAGCAACAGCAACTTCAGCTCGAAGCTCATGTGCAGAAAGAGGGAGCAAGACAGGAACCCCAGCACGCAGCAGTGCATAGAGTACTGTGGGGTCGGGCAGGGTGGTCAAGGGGGGGGGGCTTATGccacaggcaggggtggggactaTCCCAGGGCTCCCGttctgcccctcccagggcccgGGTTCTATCTGGGGGACAGGGGGTgtcatacacacaaacacaccaagTGTGTTTTTTGTCTGTCCCAATCCAGAGGATGGGGGTGGCGGAGGGGCCAAGGAAGGCTCTGGAGAAAGAGATTCAGGGCTGTGGGGAAGACTCACTGGGACGCTGATgagaggcagggagccagggagctCCCAGGAGAGGTTGGAAGCCACGGAGGACACATTGGAAGCCCCGGAAGGGCAGTTTGTTGCTGCCGGTAAGAAGAACTGCGGAAGGAGGGGAAGAGCTGAGGTGGGCGGGCGGCTCCTGGGGCACAATGGTGGCTTGAGCTGGGTTTCAGCTGACCTAGGGCTGAGTGAGGGCCAGCCTCCTCCAGCGGGGTGGATTCTGCTATTTCTGCCTGGCGAGGGAGCCTTAGCAATGGGGTCCTCGCTGGCTGGTCAGGGATGGGAGGAGTGGGTGTCCTGGGCTCTAGTCTGCCAGCGGACCCACTGTGCGATCTCTTGCCAGccgcttaacctctctgggcctcagcttcctcttctgtgaCTTGGCTGGGGGATGATTTCTAAGGTGTCTTTCAGGGACAGAATTCTAGGAGTGATTGTGAGTTCTGAAAAATCTGCCAGACTCAGCTACAACATCACAGCGAGTGAGCTAAGCAATGCAGATCTGCCTACATAGAAAAGATAGGAAGGCTGTCCACCAAAGGGTTATAAACAATTATGCAGGTGGCAGAttacttgttttctttatatttgtccACATTGCCCGAATCCCCTGGCCTTAGTCCAGCTGCTCTGTCAGCCTCTGCTAGGTCCAACAGGCCCTGAAGTGGGTGCATAGGgccccctctgccctcaccaGGCTGGTAATAGCCATGACAAAAACGAGGAGGATGGTGGCAGTGCCCAGGGCAACTCGGAGTCCGGGCCGTGTGGCCACCAAGCCAGACAGTGCGGGCAGCCAGTGCAGCATCTTGGGGCCTTTCAAGACACACTTCTGTGGAGGAAGCACAAGAATCTTAGCCATGGAGCTGGGGCACCCCCCGCCTCAGGCCAGGTAGTGGTAAGGGCCCAGCCGACCACTTCCACCCCCCAGCCCACCTCACCGTCAGGTGCTCTGAGAAGCAGacgaagagaaggaggaggaagaggaggaaggtgaTGCTATAGGTGACGGCCAGAGCTGGGGGCCTAAAGGGAGACAAGACTGAGTGAGGCCTTGAAGGGTCAGAAGATGCTCTGTGTGCCGGGAGTGTGCTGTGCACCCTGGTTGGGAGATGTGGGGAGGAGCAGTCCTAGGGATCTGAACTGGCCCCCAGTGGGGTCTGGGCCGATAAAAGGCATTGCATACTGGTGATCCGGAAAAGCTGAGGGGGTCTAGGGCGGTGGTGCGGGGGCAGGAACTAATGAGGTCAGGACAGTACTGAAGGGGGCAGGGGGCTCACGAGGGGGCTGAGGCCGCATTAGGCCAGCCTCTGGGCCTTCAGGCCAAAGCTCTTCCACCTGGCTAAGTTTTGGACAAGCCCTTGCAGCCCCCTCCTAGCCATGGACTAAAAATGAGGGCCTACTTTCTAAGCTCATTTACTGTGAGATTTGGGCTCCTCAATGAAAACAGAACCCGCTTCAAGGAAAAGTTGTTAGGACCCAGAGACAGGCATGTGAAAGTGCTTGGATTATGTAGAAAGTCCACAGGATGTATGATAGTAAAATGAAAGCTGTGATTATCACTGCTTCCCCAGAACACATACTTCCTCTGTGGCTCAGTGTCTGAAGCCAAGGGGAAGTGGGTAAAGGAAGAAAGTGTGGGTCAAGGATCAGCAGGAGCTTGGTGGTCTGTGTGTGAGGCTCAGGGTCGCCCTTGCCTGGGGCTCTCACCTGTTGGTCACCAGCATCTGGATGATGAAATTGGAGAAGAAGACCAGGAAGGTGCAGGCCGCATAGTATTTGAAGGCGGGGAGGGCAGAAAGTCGATACTAGAAGGACAGGGGTCAGTGTGGCCACAGGGGCCACCAGGGCTGCCCATCACCTTGGAGGAGTCCGTTCCCGGCAAGGAGCGGGAGACCCAGCCTCACCGCCCTGCCGTCCAGTTCAGTCTCAGGTAGCCTCTACCGGTTCTCCGAGgagctgccctcctccctcccatccccacctaGTAATCCAATCTATAGGGTGACGTCCACTTGGAGAGAATCACAAGCCCCTCACCCCCAGGATCACAAACTGAGTAGACCCGGGAGGTGAGGGGCGACCACAGGGCTTGCCCGCTCCCCAAGGCCAAGGAGCTAAGGTTAGAAAATTCTCCGCTGccatcccccacacccacctctttctccagctccttctctctgAAGTACAGTGTCAGTGGGTTGAAGTCCTTTGACTGCTTCCACTgcctggtgggaggtggggggcagtgagCCCCAGAgatgaaagggaagggaggggcaggttGGGGGGATGGCCAGGTGTGTGTTTCCCTGGGCTGGAGCAGGGAAGCGGCTCCCTTCCCCTGGGTCATCAGGGGAGCACATCCATTCCTTACGGCGGGGCCCAGCCCTCACACCCCTCCCGGCTGCCTTCTGTTCTCCTTACTTCTGAGAGTTGAGCTGTTCGATGACCTGGAAGAACTTGGCGTCCCCAGTGTCCAGGTCCTCATCTAGTCCCCGGGGGGTACGGCTCCTGCACAGTGAGAGCCCAGCCTGTCACCACAGGAGACCCTGGACAGCGTGTGGGCGAAGCGGGGGCGGCCCCCCTAGGGAGGATGGAGGCAGGTCGCCCAGACAGCCCCACTGTCAGAGTTGCTGGGGCCTCCTCACCGGTCCAGGCTCCATTGGGGGCTGAAGGAGGCCAGGGCCTTCTCCTGTTGGGAGAACACAGCGAAGGGGGAGATGAGGCGATGCTGACCATCCTTGAAGCCTCTCTGCAGTGAGGCATTCCATATCTACACACATCCTGGGCTTTTAGCAACTGCTGTATTTCCCCTGCCTGTAATGACTTCCTCTTTCCATCAAATCCCACCTGCCCTTAACGGAAGGGTCAAACCACATTTATTCCTTAAAGGTTCTTCTGGACTCTTTAGACACCCAGGGTCCTTATGCTCTCATTTCCTCAGTTTCTACCACTTATGAGACAAGCCTGTACGCTTGAGGGGTGGTCATCTTCCCTAAGGACTGAACAAATCCCAAAGGCGGGGACTTGCCCATCACCCCAGCATGCCAAAAAATCCTCGTTGGTTTAAACTGAAGTGACGATGGCGAACGTTCTGACTCCCTTGTGGTCAGGCTGAGCTGGGAGGTGGTGGGAGCAAAAACAAAacgagaagaaagggaaagaggaaggaagagaaacaaacctGGCCACACTCATTCTTTTCTGTAGTAAAAGGAAGGCTCTCTGTgtgccaagatatgaaagcaagcAGACGAGTAAAGCGGTGAGACAAGCCCCAGGAAAGAGAACGCAGCACAGCGGCCACTGCCCAGGGCCAGGGGTCTGGTGACTGCTCTTTGCTGCTCCCTCGGTGCATGTGAAGGCAGCAGGGTCACAGAGGGCCACCTCATCCCCCCAAACCCAAACCTGGCgtatgggagagggagaggggaggaaaagggagattgAGACGGATGTTCTAGGTAGGAGGCCATCTATGCATCTAGGTCTGAGCCTAACTGTTTTCAAGTTACCTACCTGCCTCTCCACCTTGCTCAATGCCTGTATGTTATTGAAGGCAGGGaacatgttttattcatttctgtccTCTCAAGAATTAGCCTAGCACCTGCTGCATAGTAGGTGCTTTAAAATTGTGGccgggtgggtgggtggatggatggatggtatATCCTAGCACCAACACTGCCCCCCCGACTCCAGAGGTCCCCATTGTTTAAGTGTAAGCTGTTGTGATTCTCAGGATTTCTAGCATTGACTGAGGGACTTCAGGGGCTGGGAAGTGAATTTCTGGGCTGGTGAGGTCCTGCCTCGGGAGATACTTTTGAACTAGGGGCTCTTACTTCTCCACCCTGACATTTCTTAGCCTACACACTACTGGGGACTTGGGGAGATCTGGCATGGGTTCTGGGGAGCACTCAACACTATCTCACAGTCCCTGGGCTCCCACCAAAGCCCACCATCTGCTCTACCTCCCCCTGGGGGACTCCCTTCTGCAAGCGTCttggattctttcttcctctcccttctgacCTTGCCCCTACTCTACGTTAAGGCTCTGAATTAGGTATTCTCCTGAACCACGCTGCCAACGTCCCCCCACTCCACAGTTCCCACTGATCTCTGGCCTGCTTTCctgctgggtgggtggggaggggagacagaacACAGAAAGGGTACTCTGAAGCCATCCCACGTACACAACTGGGTCTACCCAGTAGAGAAGATTCTGAGCAGAAGATCTgcagaaaggaggctgggaaagttTTGGGAAGATCAGATCAAATGGAGAAAGCAGGCTGAGGAAACTACTCCTGGGGCAAGTCTTTGGGGACATGGCCTCAGTCCCTGCAAGAGGGGGTTCTCTGGCTGCTTGCCACCAAGCACCAACCCTAAAAGCTGGTGGGGGAGATGAAGGCTTCTAGTGGGTCACTGATGACCCGAAGGGGCTGAGCACAGGCTCAGCCAGTAATCCACCGTCCCCTcgtttcctctcttccctctctccccaacccctgcctGCTCAGGGTGACGGCCTTCAAGGCCATGTGAGATTTTCATGTcacctcattttatcctcatacACATGCTGGAGAGTCGGGGCAACAACTGATTTGCCCCCACCTTCCCAGTCCTAGTGGGGATTAAAGAGAGTGTGCAGTCTCAGGAATGGAGCTGGACAGACACATTTCCCCGTGGGAGTGGCTGTGAGCACTGGCTTCGGAGCCAGGAGAAGTGGGGTCTATACCTCTGTGGTACTGATGGTAGGGGGTTCCCGAGTGGAGGTTGGGGAACAATGGACATAGATAGGGTCTATGGGATTTGGCATCTCAGCCGAGCTCAGAAGGCAgtgatctttttcctttctctggaaggagaaagggcaCTCTTACCCTACCTCCCAGGGTAGCCCCTGTAATATGTACTCATCTGGAAAGAGGGGGCAGCAAGAGTCAGGAGGGAGGGCCTGCAGACCTCTCCTTTTTTCCCAGGATCCTTCCTGGAGGTCTGACTTTAAGCAAGGCCCTGTGCTCCAGGAGGTGTCTCCCAGCACCCCTCCCTGCGCACCAGGGTCTCCCTGAGCCCCAGGGGGGGTTGTGCTCATTTTAGAGAACTGTGAATCAAGGAAAGGCCTGAACCAGTGACCAGGACAACCAGACTGTTCAAGACCTCGGGATGTCATCAAGTGACTCACTGGTGGTGAGGGCGGGGAAGTTGGGAGGGGCACTGGGAATGAGGTTAGTAAGTGCTAGGGCTCACGAGGGAGGTGCACTTACCGGGAGAGGGGTGGAAGTGGACACAGGGCTCTCTAGGTGGCTCAGGTGGGCAAAAGGCTTGGCCGCGCCCCAGGACTCCAGGTAGCGGGTCATCAGCAGTGATGGGCGCATCTGGGGGCCCTCGAGAGAGGACAGCAGCCCTCCCGCAgtgcccttctcctcctcctcctcagcctgGGGCATATGAGGGCTGAGAGTCAAGATCACAAACGCCTTCTACATTCTCCCCACACTCCTTAGAAGGTTGGGGCTCCTCCCCCTTGACGCACACACTGAGACCCAGGAATTCAATCTCTGGCATAGGAGAAGAGATCAGGCCGGTTGGCCATGGGTGCTTCAGGTGGGCCAACCCATGGGGTGCAGGCTGGGCTTTTACCCGGGGGTCGATGACCAGGTAAGTGGGCTCCCCTAGCTCCCGAAGGTATGGGTCCCGGTGTTCCATCGATGCATCTTCCACAGCATAGACCCCGGCCAGCAGGGCCAGGGTAGCCCCTGTGATATGTACTCGTCTAGAAAGAGGGGACAGCAAGAGTCAGGAGGGAGGGCCTGCAGACCTCTCCTTTTTTCCCAGGATCCTTCCTGGAGGTCTGACTTTAAGCAAGGCCCTGTGCTCCAGGAGGTGTCTCCCAGCACCCCTCCCTGCGCACCAGGGTCTCCCTGAGCCCCAGGTGGGATTGTGCTCATTTTAGAGAACTGTGAATCATGTGGCAGCATGTGGGAGGCCCGGCTGGTTTCTTCCTGTGGCCTCCTGCAGCCCCGCATCTCACCCTGGCACGCCGCCCGCCTCCATGTGGTTGGCCAGTGTGACATCATGGGACCAGACATCATACTGCCACTTCTGCAGCCCGATGACTCCGCAGAGCACACTGCCCGAGTGCACGCCCACACGCATGTTGATGTCCACGCCAGTGGCCGCCCGGAGTTTCCTGAGCAGGGTAGGCAGGGGACAGTCTGATTGGCGCCTTCGGCCCTATGCATGccacacccctccctctctccaagaGGACCTCCACTACCCTGCCTGCTCCTTGCCCACACCCATCCCTTGGTACCCCTCTTTCCCGCCCACCTGAGCTGACCTGATGGCCCGGCACATGTCCAGCCCCATGCGCACGCAGTTGATGGCGTGGTCTGGCAGGGAGAGCGGTAGCCCAGAGACACAGTAGTAACAGTCTCCCAGGATCTTGATCCGCATGCATTCATGCtcctgggagtgtgtgtgtgtgcagggggaggggggggcacCTGGTTAGAGGTCAGAGGAGGCACGAGGGAGCTGGGACAAATGGGAGCAAATGTGGTATTCCTGAGGAACTTCTGAGGCTGGGAGTCTCTGGGTCAGATCTAGGGATTCCCTTAACTTGATATGGGGATGGCTGAGGTCTGTGGCTCTCCCCCAGCTTTGGCACGTGGAGGGTGTGTTCAGATTTGAGCAAGACTGCGGTTTTCTGGGGGAGACTCAAGATTAGGTTTGTTGGTGGCATCCCTGGCGTCTGACCAGGTggctgggctggcctgggctgATGTTGTACAGGGCAGAGATTTCCCTTGGAAGGGGCCCCTGAGGTTAGAACATCTGGAAATCTCTCTAGATTTGGTGGTAGTGTCCAGAGACCCCTATACTGGGGGCTCTGAGCATCTTTGGGGGTGGGGTCGTTGGGGCATTTGTGGGGGCATTGTTGAGAAGTCTCTCCAGGTTTGAGATGAGCAGCTCCATGCCTGGGGTTGTTTGAGAGGGTTTCCTACCTCCATTGGAATATCTTCCATGGGAATACATGGGCTCTGAAATGGGACTGGGATCTAAGGTGGCAGGAGTTTCCCTTGGAAGGGGCTCTCGAGGGTGGGGCATTTGAAGGTCCCTGCGTAGGGAGGAGGGCCCCTCTGACCTTGGCAATCTGGTCGAACTTGCCGAAGAGCTCGTTGAGCATGAGCACCAGCTCCTTAGGGGAGCACTCACTGGCCAGCCGGGTGAAGCCCACGATGTCAGCATACAGCACGCTGGGCGGGCAGATGATGTCAGTGGGGCCAAGGTCTCAGGcaatgcccccctcccctctggccatcCTCTCTCCTACCTCACTCCCTGGTGCCTCTTGACATAGAGGCTGTGGAAGTTGTTGGTGCTCTCTGGCCGGGACCCCTGTCCAGCCTGCAGCCGTGCcatgatctctgccttcatctctcGGGCCAGGTAGGCAGGAAGAATGGACAAGAGAAGGTGTTCCTGCAGGAGATCACTATGAACACCCACCCTCTTGCAACCTGAAGCCAGGAGTCCCAGCCTCCCGACCATCTAGGAGCTCACCCATTTCCCCAGAGTACTCCCCCAGATCCTCCCCATCACACAGAGCTGGGCTTCAGCTCCCCATCCTGCACTAGTCACTTTTAGGGACTGAACTCCGGCACCAATGCCAGAATTAGAGTTCTTCGTTTAGTATCATAAAAGTGCTTTTACAAGCTTCTGGGTCTTTGAGACTTAACACAACTTTCCAAGGTGGACGGTAGCcgcattttacaaaggaggagggagaagggcaagtaacctgcccaaagtcatTCAGCTTGCAAAGGAGCCCCGTTGTGTGATATAAACAACTCCTTTCTCAAACCCCagtccctcccagcctcccaggcccAGCGGACCTGGTGCTTCTTCTCGGTGTCCAGCCGCCGGCGCGAGTGCAGGGAACGAAGAGCCTCCCGGAACGTGGCGCGCAGAGCGCGCTCCATCAGCGCCTTGTGGTACGCTCCGGCCACGTTCCCGCACAAGAACAACACGGCGTTCGCTGCCAGCTGCGGGAGAGGGTCAGCCTCAGAGGGCGCTGGCCGCAGGTGGTGGGGGCAGTGGTTAAGCGTGTAGCTGCAGCTGGTCTCCAAGAGGGTTGAGGAGGACTCCACAGTTAGAGACCTGAGTATGTCCAGGCAATTGGGGCCACACTGCTGAGTCCATAGGGGGCGCTTCTCCTGCCCCAGGATCCCTGCTCTAGACTCAGTTGTGCACCAACAAGGCCCTTAGGTCTAGAAACCCTCGCACACacgtttcctctgcctggaaagccaCCCCACCATCCACCCCCTCCGCGGCCCCCGCAGCACAAAACTAGTCAAGCTCCGATTTTTACATTCTCTGTGACGGGTCCATCATCCACATCTGTCCCCACAGCTCTGGTCCCCTGAAGTCCCTTCCCCGGGGGGGCCCAGAGGCGGCTTCAGGTGTCTGGAGCATCGTGCTGCTATGAGGCACCAGGGCCATGAGGACACCGTCTGGGTGTATGCGTTTGTACCCTGCGCTTGGCGTGGCGCCAGGCCCGGGAGTCACCGCTCAGCAGGCGGTTGGCGCATGCTCAGAGGAAGCGAGCTGACCCTGGGCGCAGCGGGGCCCTGGGGGCAGCGTGTGCAACGCCGTTCTCACCTGCGGCAGCAGCGCCGGCCTGGAGTCCGGCTGAGGCCCAAGGTACAGCCCAAGGGCCAGCAGGTGGGAGAGCGACGAGGCAAGGCCCGCAGCGGCGGCATCCCGCATGCCCAAGGGCAACATGGCGTACACGGTGAAGATGACGAAGAGGAAAAAGGAcacctggggggggaggggcacggggAGCTGCTGGCGGCTCTGGGCCGGcgtcctcctgccccctgctccaCCTGCCGCTCCTCTCACCTGGTCCCAGGCGCTCACCAGGCCCCCGGTGAACAGGAAGCCATGGCCTAGCCCGAGTAGCGCGGCCCACACGAGGACCGACAGGGGACGTGTCCAGCGCTGCAGCCGTTGCTCGCGGGAAGCCAGGCCCAGGAGCAGCGAGAAGCCCCCGAGCGCGCACAGCACGGTGGTCAGGAAGCCCCGGTCTGAAGCTAGAtcctgtggggagggggtgcttgCGGCAAGACTGGAGTGCGGAGTTTGGGGAGCTCCTCCAAGTTGAAGAACAGGCAGCCCCCCAGGGCCATTTCCGAAGAGTGTCTCCAATTCAGGTCAGAAAAGGAGACAGGGCACCTGAGCTGGCCATTCAGTTAGGCTGAACCACAGGAAGTTGCCAAGAACCTGTTTTGAATCTACACAGCCTGCTGTCTCCTACGGTTCACCCTAATAGCTCACTGGCAGCCGGGCTGGAACCTTGGGCCATCTACCCAGAGCCTACCCATATGGTGCATTTGTGAATCCATGACCTTGCTGAGctcgttttctcatctgtcaaataggAATTAGAGCACCATCCTGGGGTCCTGATGTAAGTGAAAAACCCTACCTCACAGAAGGCACTTAGGAATGAGTGTACCCAAATCTGGCCAATTTGCTCAGGAGATTCCCTGCCCTGGGCACAAGTCTGGGtgtagcccccccccccaccccagccctaagAAGTGCTCCAGCAGCGGGGGGCACCTGGAACCTCTTCCTGGCAGGCCAGGGGGGAGCCCTACACTTTCACCACCCCCTCTGGGCGTCGACctcctgctgctgtccctgccctGTGTCCCCACCTCTTCCTGGACTTCGAGGTGGCCCAGGAAAAATTGGTCAGTTTGGTGGCTTCCCCAACTGGCCTccgaaaagtgaaaagaaaacttgGAGCAAGGtatttccagaaatggaattgaaGAACCCctttctcctaaaaaaaaaaaaaaaaaaaccaaaaaactggaaATGGCTTTATCTGAGGACTAAATGTGAGTGGGCTGGAGGATGCCTTCTGGGAGTCTATGGGTATGACTGCCCCACAGCCCctatgagagaaagaaaaccaggaaacaGATTCCCACGGGGCCCAGTGTAATTTCCCTTCTGGAAAATTGGAAAACCCGGTGTTGAATTTACTCTAGAACCCGTAGATCACAGGTCTGTCAGTAccctgaaagaaattaaaagcagccAGGGCTCAGCCTTCTCCCAGCGGCCCAGCAACTGTGGCCCAGAGAGGCGCAGTGACTTGTCCAGGATCACCATGTTTCCTAGCAAGGCATGGTGCTCCTTTCCTGGGTTCCAGCGAAGAACGCAGGTGGCAAAGAAGACCCCTCCCTAAGTCCCTACCCCGCAACCGCCCTCTAGGCGGTGACCCTCCCGCCACCCTCGGGAAGGAGCCCCGCCCCACCAGAAGCTCCCCGGCTCACCCTGCCGCTGGCGGAGGCGACAGCCAGCATCGCCAGGAGCGCGCAGAGCACGATCACCAGCAGCAGAAGCACCAGTGGGTACTGCTGACTCAGGCTGTAGTAGGTCTCGTAGAAGAGGTCTTCGCTGGGGGGCGGCCGGGGACTGAAGAGGCGGGCCATGGTCCCCCCTGCCCCTCGCTGCGGCGCCGGCGTGGAGGGTGGACccccggggctggggagggccagGTGCCGCGTTACCGCGTGAGGCCGCTCTGTGCCCCAGCCGTGCCTCTCTCCCTGGGTCCAAGCCACTTCCACCCCGTTCCCCCAGCCTCGCGGCGATCCCATCTGCCAGGCACTCCCTGTGGCCTCCCAGCCTTTTCCCAGTTGGTTGTGAGAAGACTGCTCCATCCTTCGCTCCTTCTCCCTCAAACCCAGGCTGCAGAGGTGCCCTAGCAAAAGCCTCGTCTCCGGGTGGGGCAGGATTTGGGGTTGAAGCAAAGGAGCCTCGGGTTCCTCTTTCCCCCCTAGACTCACTGCCCGCGATGCTGCCGCGGCTTGAATGGGCGAGGCCCGAGGACGGAGCCCGGGGCAGCTGGTGGCGTTGTCCTGATGGAACACCGAGAAACTAGTGGCTCAGAGCTCTGGGCGGCAGGCTCTTCCCTCCCGGCGCTGGGgcccccctcccacttccccgACGGGACTGCCCGGCCCCTTCCCGTGCCGAGGCAGActccccaggcctcctccctccctcattgtCTCCCCTAACACTGTCGTTGCCTTCCCCCTTCGGCCCCCTCTAGAAAGGGGAATGTGAACCGTGGGAGaggcgagggggtgggggagccaggcTGAGCAGCAAGTGTCAAAACGGGGGTGGAACCTTTGCACAGCGGGACCACGAAGGAGCGCTGGAGTGAAGGCTGGCAAGAATGTAGGGAAGACTGCCGGCGAGTTGGGGCTAGGATTTAGGTCGGGATGGGgctcgggggtggggtggggggcacgcgTGTGCCTGttgccctctcctcctgcctggaTGCAGCTGCTGTGGATGGAGCCATAGCTTTCCACTCCAGACACCCACTGAGGGTCAAAGGGCT
This DNA window, taken from Ailuropoda melanoleuca isolate Jingjing chromosome 20, ASM200744v2, whole genome shotgun sequence, encodes the following:
- the ADCY4 gene encoding adenylate cyclase type 4 isoform X1, translating into MEQSSHNQLGKGWEATGSAWQMGSPRGWGNGVEVAWTQGERHGWGTERPHAVTRHLALPSPGGPPSTPAPQRGAGGTMARLFSPRPPPSEDLFYETYYSLSQQYPLVLLLLVIVLCALLAMLAVASASGRDLASDRGFLTTVLCALGGFSLLLGLASREQRLQRWTRPLSVLVWAALLGLGHGFLFTGGLVSAWDQVSFFLFVIFTVYAMLPLGMRDAAAAGLASSLSHLLALGLYLGPQPDSRPALLPQLAANAVLFLCGNVAGAYHKALMERALRATFREALRSLHSRRRLDTEKKHQEHLLLSILPAYLAREMKAEIMARLQAGQGSRPESTNNFHSLYVKRHQGVSVLYADIVGFTRLASECSPKELVLMLNELFGKFDQIAKVPPPPPAHTHTPRSMNACGSRSWETVTTVSLGYRSPCQTTPSTACAWGWTCAGPSGQLRKLRAATGVDINMRVGVHSGSVLCGVIGLQKWQYDVWSHDVTLANHMEAGGVPGRVHITGATLALLAGVYAVEDASMEHRDPYLRELGEPTYLVIDPRAEEEEEKGTAGGLLSSLEGPQMRPSLLMTRYLESWGAAKPFAHLSHLESPVSTSTPLPEKALASFSPQWSLDRSRTPRGLDEDLDTGDAKFFQVIEQLNSQKQWKQSKDFNPLTLYFREKELEKEYRLSALPAFKYYAACTFLVFFSNFIIQMLVTNRPPALAVTYSITFLLFLLLLFVCFSEHLTKCVLKGPKMLHWLPALSGLVATRPGLRVALGTATILLVFVMAITSLFFLPAATNCPSGASNVSSVASNLSWELPGSLPLISVPYSMHCCVLGFLSCSLFLHMSFELKLLLLLLWLGVSCSLFLHSHAWLSDCLIARLYPDPLDSRPGVLKEPKVMGAISFFIFFFTLLVLARQNEYYCRLDFLWKKKLRQEQEETETMENLTRLLLENVLPAHVAPQFIGQNRRNEDLYHQSYECVCVLFASVPDFKEFYSESNINHEGLECLRLLNEIIADFDELLSKPKFSGVEKIKTIGSTYMAATGLNATPGQDAQQDAERSCNHLGTMVEFAVALGSKLDVINKHSFNNFRLRVGLNHGPVVAGVIGAQKPQYDIWGNTVNVASRMESTGVLGKIQVTEETARVLQSLGYTCYSRGIIKVKGKGQLCTYFLNTDLTRTGPPSATLG
- the ADCY4 gene encoding adenylate cyclase type 4 isoform X6, coding for MEQSSHNQLGKGWEATGSAWQMGSPRGWGNGVEVAWTQGERHGWGTERPHAVTRHLALPSPGGPPSTPAPQRGAGGTMARLFSPRPPPSEDLFYETYYSLSQQYPLVLLLLVIVLCALLAMLAVASASGRDLASDRGFLTTVLCALGGFSLLLGLASREQRLQRWTRPLSVLVWAALLGLGHGFLFTGGLVSAWDQVSFFLFVIFTVYAMLPLGMRDAAAAGLASSLSHLLALGLYLGPQPDSRPALLPQLAANAVLFLCGNVAGAYHKALMERALRATFREALRSLHSRRRLDTEKKHQEHLLLSILPAYLAREMKAEIMARLQAGQGSRPESTNNFHSLYVKRHQGVSVLYADIVGFTRLASECSPKELVLMLNELFGKFDQIAKVPPPPPAHTHTPRSMNACGSRSWETVTTVSLGYRSPCQTTPSTACAWGWTCAGPSGQLRKLRAATGVDINMRVGVHSGSVLCGVIGLQKWQYDVWSHDVTLANHMEAGGVPGRVHITGATLALLAGVYAVEDASMEHRDPYLRELGEPTYLVIDPRAEEEEEKGTAGGLLSSLEGPQMRPSLLMTRYLESWGAAKPFAHLSHLESPVSTSTPLPEKALASFSPQWSLDRSRTPRGLDEDLDTGDAKFFQVIEQLNSQKQWKQSKDFNPLTLYFREKELEKEYRLSALPAFKYYAACTFLVFFSNFIIQMLVTNRPPALAVTYSITFLLFLLLLFVCFSEHLTKCVLKGPKMLHWLPALSGLVATRPGLRVALGTATILLVFVMAITSLFFLPAATNCPSGASNVSSVASNLSWELPGSLPLISVPYSMHCCVLGFLSCSLFLHMSFELKLLLLLLWLGVSCSLFLHSHAWLSDCLIARLYPDPLDSRPGVLKEPKVMGAISFFIFFFTLLVLARQNEYYCRLDFLWKKKLRQEQEETETMENLTRLLLENVLPAHVAPQFIGQNRRNEFQTLRSFTLNPTSTTRV